A stretch of the Rhinoderma darwinii isolate aRhiDar2 chromosome 3, aRhiDar2.hap1, whole genome shotgun sequence genome encodes the following:
- the NFYB gene encoding nuclear transcription factor Y subunit beta isoform X1, with protein sequence MGELRMDGDNSTTDTSQLGISADYIGGSHYVIQPHDGDTEDSLNDPDDTNGSKESFREQDIYLPIANVARIMKNAIPQTGKIAKDAKECVQECVSEFISFITSEASERCHQEKRKTINGEDILFAMSTLGFDSYVEPLKLYLQKFREAMKGEKGIGGTVTAGDGLGEELTDEAFTGQLPAGLITTDGQQQNVMVYTTSYQQISGVQQIQFS encoded by the exons ATGGATGGTGATAACTCTACAACAGACACATCTCAGTTAGGAATTTCTGCTGATTACATTGGCGGAAGCCACTATGTAATACAGCCCCATGATG GAGACACAGAGGACAGTCTAAATGATCCAGACGACACAAATGGCTCTAAAGAAAGTTTCAGAGAGCAAGATATTTACCTTCCAATTGCCAATGTGGCAAGGATAATGAAGAATGCCATACCACAAACAGGAAAA atcgcaAAAGATGCCAAGGAGTGTGTACAAGAATGTGTGAGCGAGTTCATTAGCTTTATAACATCTGAAGCAAGTGAGAGGTGTCATCAAGAGAAGCGCAAGACCATCAACGGGGAAGACATTCTCTTTGCGATGTCAACTTTAGGATTTGATAGTTATGTGGAACCATTAAAGTTATACCTTCAGAAATTCAGAGAG GCGATGAAAGGTGAAAAGGGAATTGGAGGGACTGTTACAGCAGGAGATGGGCTTGGGGAGGAACTCACGGACGAAGCGTTTA CAGGTCAGTTACCAGCTGGTTTAATAACTACAGATGGACAGCAGCAAAATGTCATGGTTTATACAACCTCTTATCAACAG ATATCTGGTGTTCAACAGATCCAGTTTTCCTGA
- the NFYB gene encoding nuclear transcription factor Y subunit beta isoform X2 — protein sequence MDGDNSTTDTSQLGISADYIGGSHYVIQPHDGDTEDSLNDPDDTNGSKESFREQDIYLPIANVARIMKNAIPQTGKIAKDAKECVQECVSEFISFITSEASERCHQEKRKTINGEDILFAMSTLGFDSYVEPLKLYLQKFREAMKGEKGIGGTVTAGDGLGEELTDEAFTGQLPAGLITTDGQQQNVMVYTTSYQQISGVQQIQFS from the exons ATGGATGGTGATAACTCTACAACAGACACATCTCAGTTAGGAATTTCTGCTGATTACATTGGCGGAAGCCACTATGTAATACAGCCCCATGATG GAGACACAGAGGACAGTCTAAATGATCCAGACGACACAAATGGCTCTAAAGAAAGTTTCAGAGAGCAAGATATTTACCTTCCAATTGCCAATGTGGCAAGGATAATGAAGAATGCCATACCACAAACAGGAAAA atcgcaAAAGATGCCAAGGAGTGTGTACAAGAATGTGTGAGCGAGTTCATTAGCTTTATAACATCTGAAGCAAGTGAGAGGTGTCATCAAGAGAAGCGCAAGACCATCAACGGGGAAGACATTCTCTTTGCGATGTCAACTTTAGGATTTGATAGTTATGTGGAACCATTAAAGTTATACCTTCAGAAATTCAGAGAG GCGATGAAAGGTGAAAAGGGAATTGGAGGGACTGTTACAGCAGGAGATGGGCTTGGGGAGGAACTCACGGACGAAGCGTTTA CAGGTCAGTTACCAGCTGGTTTAATAACTACAGATGGACAGCAGCAAAATGTCATGGTTTATACAACCTCTTATCAACAG ATATCTGGTGTTCAACAGATCCAGTTTTCCTGA